In the Kribbella sp. NBC_00482 genome, one interval contains:
- a CDS encoding DNA recombination protein RmuC: MTGTTVLLILLFLVVGLLLGAVFGVLWVRGRDGAALARITAERDAAEDRVVELTQERTSVGQQMGGQAVVKEALDRLHAQLNQLEQGRAAWQSQLHQQVNEVRMSGEALRRETASLSTALRKPQVRGRWGELHLRRTVELAGMVAHCDFTEQTTTVAEDGILRPDLVVRLAEGKNIVVDSKVPLAAFLDASESDDEELREDRLRAHARHLRTHVDQLAAKAYWTRLSPSPEFVILFVPGESFLSAALDIEPSLLEYAAERRVILATPTTLIATLRAAAYAWNQSALTESAQQVFELGRELYERLGTMGDHLGRVGRSLTSAVEAYNGTVGSFERRVFITARKLRDLHVTESELTAMESIEASVRPLTAPEFVALDESPTTRRWPPSQAG; encoded by the coding sequence ATGACCGGTACTACGGTGTTGCTGATCCTGCTCTTCCTCGTGGTGGGGCTGTTGCTGGGTGCTGTGTTCGGCGTGCTGTGGGTGCGCGGACGGGACGGTGCTGCGCTCGCGCGGATCACGGCCGAGCGGGACGCCGCCGAGGACCGGGTGGTCGAGCTGACGCAGGAGCGGACCAGCGTCGGGCAGCAGATGGGCGGGCAGGCCGTCGTCAAGGAAGCGCTGGATCGCCTGCACGCGCAGCTGAATCAGCTCGAGCAGGGACGCGCGGCGTGGCAGAGCCAGCTGCATCAGCAGGTGAACGAGGTACGGATGAGCGGCGAGGCGTTGCGCCGCGAGACGGCGTCGTTGTCGACCGCGTTGCGCAAGCCGCAGGTGCGCGGCCGGTGGGGCGAGCTGCATCTGCGCCGCACCGTCGAGCTCGCCGGAATGGTTGCCCACTGCGACTTCACCGAGCAGACGACGACCGTCGCCGAGGACGGCATACTGCGGCCGGACCTCGTGGTGAGGCTTGCCGAGGGCAAGAATATCGTCGTCGACTCGAAGGTGCCGCTGGCCGCGTTCCTCGACGCGAGCGAGTCCGACGACGAGGAGCTCCGCGAGGACCGGTTGCGGGCGCACGCGCGGCACCTGCGGACCCATGTCGACCAGTTGGCCGCGAAGGCGTACTGGACGCGGCTGTCCCCGTCGCCCGAGTTCGTCATCCTCTTCGTGCCGGGCGAGTCGTTCCTGTCGGCAGCGCTCGACATCGAGCCTTCCCTGCTCGAGTACGCCGCTGAACGCCGGGTGATCCTCGCGACGCCGACCACGCTGATCGCGACGTTGCGCGCGGCGGCGTACGCGTGGAACCAGTCGGCGTTGACCGAGTCCGCGCAGCAGGTCTTCGAGCTCGGCCGCGAGCTGTACGAGCGACTCGGCACGATGGGCGACCACCTCGGCCGCGTCGGGCGCTCGCTCACATCTGCGGTCGAGGCCTACAACGGGACGGTCGGGTCGTTCGAGCGCCGGGTCTTCATCACCGCCCGCAAGCTCCGCGACCTGCATGTCACCGAGTCCGAGCTGACCGCGATGGAGTCGATCGAAGCGTCCGTGCGACCGCTCACGGCGCCCGAGTTCGTCGCACTGGACGAGTCGCCGACCACGAGGCGGTGGCCACCGTCACAGGCGGGCTGA
- a CDS encoding methyltransferase translates to MDASRELHRLTSGYQVSQAVHVAARLGISDVLAEGPKSLAQLVESTGTDAGALARLMHALAALGLYAVDNGEYTNTELGAALRTDVPRSVAGWARFIGKDSHWQAYAGLEDSIRTGETAFPAVHGEPVWEYRAKRPEEQAAFDAAMTSMSETQADAVVDAYDFSRFETLVDVGGGRGRLLTGVLSRYPSVRGVLFDQPDVVAGAHDLLSAAGLSDRCLVVGGNFFDSVPEGDAHLLKAVIHDWADAESIEILRSCRKSMPAHGRLLLVEQLLDESPDPVRTAFSDLNMLVMTGGRERTTDEYRALLAAADLDLVTAVPTAGPAFVLEAAPRA, encoded by the coding sequence ATGGATGCTTCCCGGGAACTGCACCGCCTGACCAGTGGGTACCAGGTGTCTCAAGCGGTGCATGTCGCCGCCAGGCTCGGCATCAGCGACGTACTCGCCGAAGGGCCGAAGAGTCTCGCCCAGCTCGTCGAGTCCACCGGAACGGACGCCGGGGCGTTGGCGCGCCTCATGCACGCGCTGGCCGCGCTCGGGCTGTACGCCGTCGACAACGGCGAGTACACCAACACCGAGCTCGGCGCGGCCCTGCGGACCGACGTACCACGCTCGGTCGCCGGCTGGGCCCGCTTCATCGGGAAGGACTCCCACTGGCAGGCGTACGCCGGTTTGGAGGACAGCATCCGTACAGGTGAGACGGCGTTTCCGGCAGTCCATGGCGAGCCGGTGTGGGAGTACCGCGCGAAGCGTCCCGAGGAGCAAGCGGCCTTCGACGCGGCCATGACCTCCATGTCGGAGACGCAAGCCGACGCGGTCGTCGACGCCTACGACTTCAGCCGGTTCGAAACGTTGGTCGACGTCGGCGGCGGTCGCGGCCGCCTGCTGACCGGCGTCCTGTCGCGGTACCCATCGGTCCGCGGAGTGCTCTTCGACCAGCCTGACGTGGTCGCGGGCGCACACGACCTGCTGTCCGCAGCGGGCCTGTCGGACCGTTGTCTCGTGGTCGGCGGCAACTTCTTCGACTCGGTCCCCGAGGGCGACGCGCACCTGCTGAAGGCGGTGATTCACGACTGGGCGGATGCCGAGTCGATCGAGATCCTGCGTTCCTGCCGGAAGTCGATGCCTGCCCACGGCCGTCTCCTGCTGGTGGAGCAGCTGTTGGACGAGTCGCCGGATCCCGTGCGTACGGCGTTCTCGGACCTCAACATGCTCGTGATGACCGGCGGACGCGAGCGGACGACGGACGAGTACCGCGCACTGCTCGCCGCAGCCGACCTCGACCTCGTGACCGCAGTTCCCACCGCCGGCCCCGCGTTCGTCCTCGAGGCGGCACCTCGCGCCTAG